A region of Myxococcus stipitatus DSM 14675 DNA encodes the following proteins:
- a CDS encoding type I polyketide synthase, which translates to MSEVLEKLVRGLSPEKRVSLARMLLRSVGEAVPAKTAEPIAVIGMGCRFPGGANDPDSFWKLLRDGVDTVQEVPRGRWDVDAHYDADPSAPGKMYTRHGAFLEGIDLFDPYFFGIPPRAAANLDPQHRLLLEVTWEALENAGLSPKSLAGSKTGVFIGGATGDYTKLLQDNGPERIDVSYLTGSLLTFATGRLSHLLDLQGPNLGVDTACSSSLVAVHLACQSLRSGESTLALVGGVNLILVPEGMVTTCKSRMLAVDGRCKSFDAAADGYGRGEGCGMVVLKPLSRAMEDGDNILAVIRGTAVNQGGHSSDLTVPNGLAQQAVIRGALADAGLEPSQVDFIEAHGTGTSLGDPIEMRALGAVFEPKKARGEVLRVGSVKTNIGHLEYAAGIAGLIKLVLSLQHRELPPHLHFKRGNPYIPWDELPVEVPTRRTPWDARERKRVGGVSSFGASGTNVHVVLEEAPEVSRKEEQEERRAHVLALSARSEKALRELAGRYARSAEGAVGDVCFTANEGRGRYGQRVAVVGRTLEELKEELGRYEREGVVEKGAVGQAKKVGGEEVVMLFTGQGVQAEGMGRELYETEETFREEMRKCDEVMRRETGESLLEVLYGGKGKELEKSRVSQGALFAVEWSLAQVWKKWGVKPAAVMGHSLGEYVAASVAGVFGWEEGLKLVMERREVDGGSGGRGGGVVAVSVRGGGGEEGRGRRVDGAAVNGPEEVVLSGREEEVEEVVERLRGKGKESRRLKTTHAFHSSLMEPMREEFERVAGRVRMERGEVEWVSNVSGREVRGDEAREGRYWGRQLREPVRWWEGLRGLYEKGYRVFVEVGPKATLTGLGKRYLGEAEWVGSLKPGRSDREELLGSAARLYVKGVEVKWGELEGGRERRRVPLPTYPFQRERFWVDSLIPNTDVLVSFYRSVAQLAEGNVSGESPSLRFATFREPVPGFSWVAMYRPAADPEKAAMFRTFYELALESNQEMARTLYRGLDFSSFKRVLDIGCGHAADLIDLARAHSHLELHGCNISPDQIEAGRQRIRALGLDGRISLHYQDSSRDPFPATYDLAIAFQVIHHIRNKADLFANLSRSLRQGGFLVMAETVSNMTTTIEHPESTTQFVPQAEWAELLARNHLRVVEAVEASQEIAHFLHDPEFERNFADVARGTDEVTQKHLHGIHMLGELLRRRLAAYLLLTVTKDESLEVDAIRRINLERLGERVAYGKTCDAVEAGTYVLPPVPDAATLQAASLTASTFSKDLLSAEPAQRGPLLDSYLRELVASLLKMPVVRLDSEQPLNTLGLDSLLSLELKHKIHAETGVNMQLDELLQGASVAHLSQRLAEQLNGGARTQGASPDWEEGEL; encoded by the coding sequence ATGAGTGAGGTACTGGAGAAGCTGGTGCGAGGGCTCTCGCCCGAGAAGCGCGTGAGCCTTGCCAGGATGTTGCTGCGCTCGGTGGGAGAGGCTGTCCCGGCGAAGACGGCGGAGCCCATCGCCGTCATCGGCATGGGGTGCCGGTTCCCGGGCGGCGCGAACGACCCCGACTCCTTCTGGAAGCTCCTGCGCGACGGCGTGGACACCGTCCAGGAGGTGCCGCGAGGACGCTGGGATGTCGATGCGCACTACGACGCCGACCCTTCGGCACCCGGGAAGATGTACACGCGCCACGGGGCCTTCCTGGAAGGGATAGACCTCTTCGACCCGTACTTCTTCGGCATCCCTCCTCGCGCGGCGGCGAACCTGGACCCGCAGCATCGTCTGCTCCTGGAGGTGACCTGGGAGGCGCTGGAGAACGCGGGGCTCTCGCCGAAGAGCCTCGCGGGGAGCAAGACGGGTGTGTTCATCGGTGGCGCCACGGGCGACTACACGAAGCTCCTCCAGGACAACGGACCCGAGCGCATCGACGTGTCCTATCTCACGGGCAGCCTGCTCACGTTCGCGACGGGCAGGCTCTCTCACCTGCTCGACTTGCAGGGGCCGAACCTGGGCGTGGATACGGCCTGCTCCTCGTCGCTCGTCGCCGTGCATCTGGCGTGTCAGAGCTTGCGCTCGGGGGAGAGCACGCTCGCGCTGGTGGGCGGAGTGAACCTCATCCTCGTGCCGGAGGGGATGGTCACCACCTGCAAGTCCCGCATGCTCGCGGTGGATGGGCGCTGCAAGTCCTTCGATGCCGCCGCGGATGGATACGGACGCGGCGAGGGCTGCGGCATGGTGGTGCTCAAGCCGCTCTCACGCGCGATGGAAGACGGAGACAACATCCTCGCCGTCATCCGGGGCACGGCGGTGAATCAAGGGGGGCACAGCAGTGACCTGACGGTGCCCAACGGGCTCGCGCAGCAGGCGGTGATTCGAGGCGCGCTCGCGGACGCGGGGCTCGAGCCCTCCCAGGTGGACTTCATCGAAGCGCATGGCACGGGCACGTCGCTGGGAGACCCCATCGAGATGCGCGCGCTGGGTGCGGTGTTCGAGCCGAAGAAGGCGCGAGGTGAAGTGCTCCGAGTGGGCTCGGTGAAGACGAACATCGGGCACCTCGAGTACGCGGCGGGCATCGCGGGCCTCATCAAGCTCGTGTTGTCCTTGCAGCACCGGGAGCTGCCGCCGCACCTGCACTTCAAGCGAGGCAATCCCTACATCCCCTGGGACGAGCTGCCCGTGGAGGTGCCGACCCGACGCACCCCGTGGGATGCGAGAGAGAGAAAGCGCGTGGGAGGCGTGAGCTCGTTTGGCGCCAGCGGGACGAACGTGCACGTGGTGCTGGAAGAGGCGCCGGAGGTGTCGAGGAAGGAAGAGCAGGAGGAGCGGCGGGCACACGTGCTGGCGCTGTCAGCGAGGAGCGAGAAGGCGCTGAGGGAGCTGGCGGGGAGGTACGCGAGGAGCGCGGAGGGGGCGGTGGGGGACGTGTGCTTCACGGCGAACGAGGGGAGGGGGAGGTACGGGCAGAGGGTGGCGGTGGTGGGGAGGACGCTGGAGGAGTTGAAGGAGGAGCTGGGGAGGTACGAGAGGGAAGGGGTGGTGGAGAAGGGAGCGGTGGGGCAGGCGAAGAAGGTGGGAGGGGAAGAGGTGGTGATGCTCTTCACGGGGCAGGGGGTGCAGGCGGAAGGGATGGGGAGGGAGCTGTACGAGACGGAGGAGACGTTTCGGGAAGAGATGAGGAAGTGCGACGAGGTGATGAGGAGGGAGACGGGGGAGTCGTTGCTGGAGGTGCTGTACGGGGGGAAGGGGAAGGAGCTGGAGAAGAGCCGGGTGTCCCAGGGGGCGTTGTTCGCGGTGGAGTGGAGCCTGGCGCAGGTGTGGAAGAAGTGGGGGGTGAAGCCAGCGGCGGTGATGGGGCACAGCCTGGGTGAGTACGTGGCGGCGAGTGTGGCGGGAGTTTTTGGGTGGGAGGAGGGGCTGAAGCTGGTGATGGAGAGGAGGGAGGTTGATGGAGGGAGTGGAGGAAGGGGGGGAGGAGTGGTGGCGGTGAGTGTGCGGGGAGGAGGAGGTGAGGAGGGAAGGGGGAGGAGGGTTGATGGAGCGGCGGTGAACGGGCCCGAGGAGGTGGTGCTGTCGGGGAGGGAGGAGGAGGTGGAGGAGGTGGTGGAGAGGTTGAGGGGGAAGGGGAAGGAGAGTCGGAGGCTGAAGACGACGCATGCGTTTCATTCGTCGTTGATGGAGCCGATGAGGGAGGAATTCGAGAGGGTGGCGGGAAGGGTGAGGATGGAGAGGGGAGAGGTGGAGTGGGTGTCGAATGTGAGCGGGAGGGAGGTGAGGGGGGACGAGGCGAGGGAGGGGAGGTACTGGGGGAGGCAGCTGAGGGAGCCGGTGAGGTGGTGGGAGGGATTGAGGGGGCTGTATGAGAAGGGCTACCGGGTCTTCGTGGAGGTGGGGCCGAAGGCGACGCTGACGGGGCTGGGGAAGAGGTACCTGGGGGAAGCGGAGTGGGTGGGGAGCCTGAAGCCGGGGAGGAGTGACAGGGAGGAGCTGCTGGGGAGTGCGGCGAGGCTGTATGTGAAAGGGGTGGAGGTGAAGTGGGGGGAGCTGGAGGGAGGACGGGAGAGGCGGCGAGTGCCATTGCCCACGTATCCCTTTCAACGCGAGCGCTTCTGGGTCGACTCGCTCATTCCCAACACGGATGTCCTGGTGTCGTTCTACCGGTCCGTCGCGCAGCTCGCGGAAGGCAATGTCTCGGGTGAGTCTCCCTCGCTGCGCTTCGCGACGTTCCGCGAGCCCGTGCCGGGCTTCTCGTGGGTTGCGATGTACCGTCCCGCGGCGGACCCGGAGAAGGCGGCGATGTTCCGGACGTTCTACGAGCTGGCGCTCGAGTCGAATCAGGAGATGGCCAGGACGCTCTACCGGGGCCTCGACTTCTCGTCGTTCAAGCGCGTGCTCGACATCGGGTGTGGCCATGCCGCCGACCTCATCGACCTGGCGAGGGCGCACTCCCACCTGGAGCTGCACGGCTGCAACATCTCGCCGGACCAGATTGAAGCGGGGCGCCAGCGCATCCGCGCGCTGGGCTTGGACGGCCGAATCTCGCTGCACTACCAGGACAGCTCGCGAGACCCCTTCCCCGCGACCTACGACCTGGCCATCGCGTTCCAGGTCATCCACCACATCCGCAACAAGGCGGACCTGTTCGCGAACCTGAGTCGGAGCCTCCGCCAGGGCGGCTTCCTGGTCATGGCCGAGACCGTCTCGAACATGACCACCACCATCGAGCACCCCGAGTCCACGACCCAGTTCGTGCCTCAGGCCGAGTGGGCGGAGTTGCTCGCGCGCAACCACCTCCGTGTCGTGGAGGCCGTGGAGGCCAGCCAGGAGATCGCCCACTTCCTCCATGACCCCGAGTTCGAGCGGAACTTCGCGGACGTGGCTCGCGGGACGGACGAGGTCACCCAGAAGCACCTCCACGGCATCCACATGCTGGGTGAGCTGCTCCGGCGTCGACTCGCGGCCTATCTCCTGCTCACGGTGACGAAGGACGAGTCGCTGGAGGTCGACGCGATCCGCCGCATCAACCTGGAGCGCCTGGGCGAACGAGTCGCCTACGGCAAGACCTGCGACGCCGTCGAGGCGGGCACGTACGTCCTGCCTCCTGTTCCCGATGCGGCGACGCTCCAGGCCGCCTCGTTGACGGCGAGCACCTTCTCCAAGGACCTGCTCAGCGCGGAGCCCGCTCAGCGAGGCCCGCTCCTGGACAGCTATCTGCGTGAGCTGGTCGCGAGCCTCCTGAAGATGCCGGTGGTGCGCCTGGACTCGGAGCAGCCGCTCAACACGCTGGGCCTGGACTCGCTGCTGTCGCTGGAGCTGAAGCACAAGATTCACGCGGAGACCGGCGTGAACATGCAGCTCGATGAGCTGTTGCAGGGGGCGAGTGTCGCGCACCTCTCGCAGCGGCTCGCCGAGCAGCTCAACGGCGGAGCGAGGACACAGGGGGCGAGCCCGGACTGGGAAGAAGGCGAACTGTGA
- a CDS encoding type I polyketide synthase, which yields MSTRVETHDPSARLARALVALEKMQARLEASEREKREPIAIIGMACRMPGGAHSPEALWQLLRDGRDAIVEVPPDRWPIDDYFDPDPSADGKMYTRWGGFLKGVRLDELDARFFGIAPREAASMDPQQRLMLEVTWEALANAGQARIANSLTGVFVGVMLNDYSLLQAREADPASMDAYLAFGSDPSFMAGRLSYILGAQGPSMAVNTACSSSLVTVQLACQSLRARESNMAIAGGVSVMLAPDGHIVSSRLRSQSPTGRCKTFDASADGYVRGEGCGVVVLKRLSDAWADGDPVLALIRGGAVNHDGPSGGLTVPSGPAQEDVIRRALASAGVEPAQVSYIEAHGTGTPLGDPIEVRALQKIFAPGRERTHPLCLGSIKTNLGHLEAAAGIAGLMKVVLMLQHREIPPHLHLRERTRAIPWDELPLAIPTEVRPWEVASRSRLAGISSFGLSGINAHLVVEEAPGREVRASPSPEAPERPAHLLPLSARDEKALRTLAETYQSWLKNASVPLEDLCFSASARKGHYEQRLSVVGRTREELADHLGAFLKEEPRPAIARREASGRRPKVVFVFSGQGSQWPGMARELMSVAPVFRATLEACDQAMRAHVDGSLVSVLSGEGDGALLEDIGFIQPVLFAISVALAAQWRAWGIEPDAVVGHSMGEVAAAHVAGVLSLEDATRVICRRSALLRRVRGSGGMALVEVPLAQARQALEGFEDRLSIAASNGPTSTVLAGAPEALQQVMARLQARNVFCRAIKVDVASHSPQVEPLLPDLMDVLAGLQPKAARLPVYSTVTGGLTDGMDWDAAYWRRNLREPVLFAPVIQQLLKNNASVFLELSPHPILAQSLERLQRDSGVDGLVLPSLRREEGEMEVLLQSLGALHTAGHPIDWRALFPRGGRCVPLPAYPWQRSRYWKERGTDGSRVMRPVPPRPEAVERTAHANGTPSRFYDDSAEGARVLALDEVYLTFGIQRQRVPGFSWLKSVYGLAEQPEHAALLLEGQRGLRSVLFRGVRWSSVSKVLDFGCGYASDLISLARKHPHLELDGYTISAEQASLDTERVRARSLQGRVRVFARDSAKEAFPDRYDVAFGFEVATHIADKGALFANLSRALHNGGFLLMADFIANGASAINVEETASYNVNAEEWAELLARHQFRLVESVDISREAANFLDDPGFDQHLELVARHFQLSDLVKRNFDAMRNFGKALEKGLMSYALLVAQKDTYAGGSYLARVNRAKLGALTPLTVFEDGGAWAAPPEDAEASVAREWLYELTWPEQARRDVATKAAKEGSWLLLCDCKGVGEALATRLRARGERCLLLHAPPAPERTETGRADVRPDAPADWQRVLDAWVAENRGAVRGVVHLWSLDLPDALAPEASATSEALKLGCGSVLTLTQRLGDAARVWLVTQGAQAVAEGDRVSVAQAPLWGAGRVLALEHPERWGGMVDVSPAPAEAELDALCDELCTSDGEDQLVLRGHKRHVARLMRREPPPARDSAWRGDGVYLITGGLGGLGLRTASWLVARGVRHLVLAGRTELPEPGTWDALPENNPHAAALQALRGLQAQGTSVRYVRCDMGEPDQVRALIAECRRGPVPLVGILHAAGTAEPRAWMETDARVLTSVFQPKALGAWLLHELTQDLPLHCFVLFSSAASVWGSQGMAAYASANHFLDALAHHRKARGLPATSVNWGRWSEGGMAGSEEARRFFSQVGLDVVPTSAALSMLGRLVDAGITQRTVAAVDWARFKPLHEARRRRPLLEHLAVEGTAARASVDRPELLVWLEEAPSGRRHAVLQDYVRREAARVLGAEPATLEPRRGFFQMGMNSLMSVELKNQLERNLRHKLPSTLAFEHPSVAELSEYLSREVPALAALMASLPEPDALSKDERILELLSEADRMSESALDSLVQSLPGGGTHE from the coding sequence ATGAGCACCCGCGTGGAAACGCACGACCCCAGTGCGCGCCTGGCTCGCGCCCTGGTGGCGCTGGAGAAGATGCAGGCGAGGCTGGAGGCCAGTGAGCGCGAGAAGCGAGAGCCCATCGCCATCATCGGCATGGCCTGTCGCATGCCCGGAGGCGCGCACAGCCCGGAGGCACTCTGGCAGTTGTTGCGCGATGGCCGCGACGCCATCGTCGAAGTGCCACCGGACCGCTGGCCCATCGACGACTACTTCGACCCGGACCCGAGCGCGGACGGAAAGATGTACACGCGCTGGGGGGGCTTCCTGAAAGGGGTTCGCCTCGACGAGCTCGATGCCCGGTTCTTCGGCATCGCTCCGAGGGAAGCCGCGAGCATGGACCCTCAGCAGCGGCTGATGCTGGAGGTGACGTGGGAGGCGCTCGCCAACGCGGGGCAGGCGCGCATCGCGAACAGCCTCACCGGCGTGTTCGTCGGGGTGATGCTCAACGACTACTCCCTGCTCCAGGCGCGCGAGGCGGACCCGGCGTCGATGGATGCCTATCTGGCCTTCGGCAGCGACCCGAGCTTCATGGCGGGGAGGCTCTCGTACATCCTGGGGGCACAAGGTCCGAGCATGGCGGTGAACACCGCGTGCTCCTCGTCGCTCGTGACCGTGCAGTTGGCGTGTCAGAGCCTGCGTGCGCGCGAGAGCAACATGGCCATCGCGGGCGGCGTGAGCGTGATGCTGGCGCCGGATGGCCACATCGTCTCGTCGCGGCTGCGCTCCCAGTCGCCCACCGGGCGCTGCAAGACGTTCGACGCCTCCGCGGACGGCTACGTTCGCGGCGAGGGATGTGGCGTCGTGGTGCTCAAGCGGCTCTCGGATGCATGGGCTGACGGGGACCCGGTCCTGGCTCTCATCCGAGGCGGCGCCGTCAACCACGATGGCCCCAGCGGAGGGCTCACGGTTCCCAGTGGTCCCGCGCAAGAGGACGTGATTCGCAGGGCCCTGGCCAGCGCGGGAGTGGAGCCCGCGCAGGTGAGCTACATCGAAGCCCACGGCACGGGGACACCGCTCGGAGACCCGATAGAGGTCCGCGCGCTCCAGAAGATCTTCGCGCCCGGTCGCGAGCGCACCCATCCCCTCTGTCTGGGCTCCATCAAGACGAACCTCGGGCACCTGGAAGCGGCGGCGGGCATCGCGGGACTGATGAAGGTGGTGCTGATGCTCCAGCACCGGGAGATTCCTCCGCACCTCCACCTGCGGGAGCGCACGCGCGCCATCCCGTGGGACGAGCTGCCCCTGGCGATTCCCACCGAGGTGCGTCCATGGGAGGTGGCCTCGAGGAGCCGGCTGGCGGGGATCAGCTCCTTCGGGCTCAGCGGCATCAACGCGCATCTCGTCGTCGAGGAAGCGCCAGGGAGGGAGGTCCGGGCTTCACCGTCTCCGGAGGCCCCGGAGCGTCCCGCGCACCTGCTGCCGCTGTCCGCGCGCGACGAGAAGGCACTCCGCACGCTCGCGGAGACCTACCAATCCTGGTTGAAGAACGCGTCGGTGCCGCTGGAAGACCTCTGCTTTTCGGCGAGCGCACGGAAAGGCCACTACGAGCAGCGACTGTCGGTGGTGGGGCGCACGCGAGAAGAGCTGGCGGACCACCTGGGGGCGTTCCTCAAGGAGGAGCCACGTCCGGCGATAGCGCGTCGCGAAGCCTCCGGGCGCAGGCCGAAGGTGGTGTTCGTCTTCTCGGGGCAGGGCTCGCAGTGGCCCGGCATGGCGCGGGAGTTGATGAGCGTCGCGCCCGTCTTCCGCGCCACGTTGGAGGCGTGTGACCAGGCGATGCGCGCCCACGTCGACGGCTCGCTCGTGTCCGTGCTCTCGGGGGAGGGAGACGGGGCGCTGCTGGAGGACATCGGCTTCATCCAGCCGGTGTTGTTCGCCATCTCGGTGGCGCTCGCGGCGCAGTGGCGTGCGTGGGGAATCGAGCCCGACGCGGTCGTGGGGCACAGCATGGGCGAGGTGGCCGCGGCCCATGTCGCGGGAGTGTTGAGCCTGGAGGACGCGACGCGGGTCATCTGCCGGCGCAGCGCGCTGTTGCGGCGGGTCCGCGGCAGTGGGGGCATGGCGCTCGTGGAGGTCCCCTTGGCGCAGGCTCGACAGGCCCTCGAGGGATTCGAGGACCGTCTCTCCATCGCCGCGAGCAATGGGCCGACGTCCACGGTGCTGGCCGGGGCGCCGGAGGCCCTTCAGCAGGTCATGGCGCGGCTTCAGGCACGCAATGTCTTCTGTCGGGCCATCAAGGTCGACGTCGCCTCGCACTCACCACAGGTGGAGCCCTTGTTGCCCGACCTGATGGACGTGCTCGCCGGGCTCCAGCCGAAGGCCGCCCGCCTTCCGGTCTACTCCACCGTGACGGGAGGGCTGACGGATGGGATGGACTGGGACGCGGCCTACTGGCGGCGCAACCTGCGCGAGCCGGTGCTGTTCGCGCCCGTCATCCAGCAGCTCCTGAAGAACAACGCGAGTGTCTTCCTGGAGCTCAGTCCCCATCCCATCCTGGCGCAGAGCCTGGAGCGGCTTCAGCGGGACTCGGGTGTGGACGGCCTCGTGTTGCCGTCGCTGCGGCGAGAGGAAGGGGAGATGGAGGTCCTCCTCCAATCGCTGGGCGCGTTGCACACGGCGGGGCACCCCATCGACTGGCGAGCGCTCTTCCCCCGAGGAGGACGGTGTGTGCCGCTGCCCGCCTATCCGTGGCAGCGCTCGCGCTACTGGAAGGAGCGGGGGACCGACGGCTCGCGTGTGATGCGCCCCGTGCCGCCGCGACCCGAGGCCGTGGAGCGGACGGCACACGCGAATGGAACACCCTCGCGTTTCTATGACGACTCCGCGGAGGGCGCGCGGGTGCTCGCGCTGGACGAGGTCTACCTGACGTTCGGCATCCAGCGACAGCGGGTGCCTGGGTTCTCCTGGCTCAAGAGTGTCTATGGGCTCGCGGAGCAACCGGAGCACGCCGCGCTGCTGCTGGAAGGCCAGCGGGGGCTGCGGTCGGTGTTGTTCCGGGGCGTGCGCTGGTCCTCGGTGAGCAAGGTGCTCGACTTCGGCTGTGGCTATGCCTCGGACCTCATCTCGCTGGCCCGGAAGCACCCGCACCTGGAGCTGGATGGCTACACCATCTCCGCGGAGCAGGCATCCTTGGACACCGAGCGAGTCCGGGCGCGGAGCCTTCAAGGTCGGGTCCGGGTCTTCGCGCGGGACAGCGCGAAGGAGGCGTTTCCGGACCGCTACGACGTGGCCTTCGGCTTCGAGGTCGCCACGCACATCGCCGACAAGGGGGCGCTGTTCGCGAACCTCTCGCGGGCGCTCCACAATGGTGGGTTCCTGCTCATGGCGGACTTCATCGCCAACGGGGCCTCGGCCATCAACGTCGAGGAGACCGCGTCGTACAACGTCAACGCGGAGGAATGGGCGGAGCTCCTGGCCCGTCACCAGTTCCGTCTGGTGGAGAGTGTCGACATCAGCCGTGAGGCGGCGAACTTCCTCGATGACCCGGGGTTCGACCAACACCTGGAGCTCGTGGCCCGGCACTTCCAGCTGAGCGACCTGGTGAAGCGGAACTTCGATGCCATGCGCAACTTCGGCAAGGCGCTCGAGAAGGGGCTGATGAGCTATGCCCTGCTGGTCGCGCAGAAGGACACGTATGCGGGTGGTTCGTACCTGGCGCGGGTGAATCGCGCGAAGCTCGGCGCGCTGACGCCCCTGACGGTCTTCGAGGATGGGGGCGCATGGGCGGCGCCACCGGAGGACGCGGAGGCGTCGGTCGCGCGTGAGTGGCTCTACGAGCTGACCTGGCCCGAACAGGCCCGGCGCGACGTGGCGACGAAGGCCGCGAAGGAAGGAAGCTGGCTGCTCCTCTGCGACTGCAAGGGCGTCGGAGAGGCACTGGCCACGAGGCTGCGCGCACGCGGTGAACGCTGCCTGCTGCTTCATGCGCCACCCGCCCCGGAGAGGACGGAGACGGGCCGCGCGGATGTCCGTCCGGACGCCCCCGCGGACTGGCAGCGAGTCCTCGACGCATGGGTCGCGGAGAACCGGGGCGCCGTTCGAGGCGTGGTGCACCTGTGGAGCCTGGATCTGCCGGACGCTCTGGCTCCCGAGGCGTCGGCGACAAGCGAAGCGCTGAAGCTCGGCTGCGGGAGTGTGCTGACGCTGACGCAGCGCCTGGGCGACGCCGCGCGAGTATGGCTGGTGACCCAAGGCGCGCAGGCGGTCGCGGAGGGGGACCGGGTGTCCGTCGCGCAGGCGCCGCTCTGGGGCGCGGGTCGAGTCCTCGCACTGGAGCACCCCGAGCGTTGGGGCGGGATGGTGGACGTGTCACCCGCGCCGGCTGAAGCAGAGCTGGATGCGCTGTGCGACGAGCTGTGCACCTCGGATGGCGAGGACCAGCTCGTGCTTCGTGGGCACAAGCGCCATGTGGCGCGGCTGATGCGGCGCGAGCCTCCGCCCGCGCGTGACTCCGCCTGGCGCGGCGACGGCGTGTACCTCATCACCGGTGGACTCGGCGGCCTCGGTCTCAGGACGGCCAGCTGGCTCGTCGCACGAGGTGTCCGGCACCTCGTCCTGGCGGGGCGCACCGAGCTGCCCGAGCCGGGAACCTGGGACGCGCTCCCTGAGAACAACCCTCATGCCGCCGCGCTCCAAGCGCTCCGAGGACTCCAGGCCCAAGGCACGTCCGTGCGGTACGTGCGCTGTGACATGGGGGAGCCCGACCAGGTTCGTGCGCTCATCGCCGAGTGCCGGAGGGGCCCTGTTCCCCTCGTGGGCATCCTCCACGCGGCTGGAACCGCCGAGCCCCGCGCGTGGATGGAGACGGACGCGCGGGTCCTCACCTCCGTGTTCCAACCCAAGGCGCTGGGTGCGTGGCTGTTGCACGAGCTGACCCAGGACCTGCCGCTGCATTGCTTCGTGCTGTTCTCCTCCGCGGCGTCCGTGTGGGGCTCGCAAGGCATGGCGGCCTATGCGTCGGCGAACCACTTCCTGGACGCGCTGGCCCACCATCGAAAGGCGCGAGGACTCCCCGCAACGAGCGTCAACTGGGGCCGCTGGAGCGAGGGGGGAATGGCGGGCTCGGAGGAGGCTCGGCGCTTCTTCTCGCAGGTGGGGTTGGACGTGGTGCCCACGTCCGCGGCGCTCTCGATGCTGGGGCGCCTGGTGGACGCGGGAATCACCCAGCGCACCGTGGCGGCGGTGGACTGGGCTCGGTTCAAGCCGCTTCACGAGGCGCGGCGGCGGCGTCCGTTGCTCGAACACCTGGCGGTGGAGGGGACGGCGGCGCGCGCGAGCGTGGACCGGCCCGAGCTGTTGGTGTGGTTGGAAGAGGCGCCCTCGGGTCGCCGCCACGCGGTGCTTCAGGACTACGTCCGGCGCGAGGCGGCGCGGGTGCTGGGGGCGGAGCCCGCGACGCTGGAGCCTCGGCGAGGCTTCTTCCAGATGGGGATGAACTCGCTGATGTCCGTGGAGCTGAAGAACCAGCTCGAGCGGAACCTGCGACACAAGCTCCCGTCGACGCTGGCGTTCGAGCATCCCTCGGTCGCGGAGCTGTCCGAGTACCTGTCGAGGGAAGTGCCCGCGCTCGCGGCGCTCATGGCCTCGTTGCCGGAGCCGGACGCCCTGTCGAAGGACGAACGCATTCTCGAACTGTTGAGCGAGGCGGACCGGATGTCGGAGTCCGCGCTGGACTCGCTGGTCCAATCACTGCCGGGAGGGGGCACACATGAGTGA